One Canis lupus familiaris isolate Mischka breed German Shepherd chromosome 20, alternate assembly UU_Cfam_GSD_1.0, whole genome shotgun sequence genomic region harbors:
- the PLXNB1 gene encoding plexin-B1 isoform X2, whose translation MASRVPLEATPILEWPRVQLTAVAVTVEDGHTIAFLGDSQGQLHRVYLGPGSDGHPYSTQNIQQGSAVSRDLTFDGSFEHLYVMTQSTLLKVPVASCAQLLDCASCLAHKDPYCGWCVLLGRCSRRSECSRGQGPERWLWSFQSELRCLRVAVISPANISREERKEVFLSVPDLPPLWPGESYSCQFGDHQSSALLTSSGVMCPSPDPSEAPALPRGADHVSVSVELKFGAVVIAKASLSVYDCGAVTELHPSAQCQACVSSLWGCNWCVWQQLCTHKASCDVGPMIVSQQSLLLSPAPPARDVPTPFPSQNPQAPVTPAPDPLPMEPGAPSTATASDVPPGDGPSLLSPWGPGTGPGPVPASASTESPLHEEPPPPDPPNRPGTAVPAPTDSGPMATPEDLSASHPSPSDAAALPPAPADPGPEADPSAALLDQPPGTAPATTFPGAAGSVKPALDWLMREGGELPEADEWTGGDTPAFSTSTLLSGDGDSAEHEGPPAPLILLSSLDYQYDTPGLWELEEVNQGASSCPCVDSVQGSTLIPVHVEREVRLLGRNLRLFQDSPGDNECVMELEGREVVVEARVECEPPPDTQCHVTCQQNQLSYEALQPELRVGLFLRRAGRLRVDSADGLHVVLYDCSVGHGDCSRCQTAMPQYGCVWCKGEHPRCVAQEACGETEAVATQCPAPLIHSVEPLTGPVDGGTRVTIRGSNLGQHVQDVQDTVRVAGVPCAVDAQEYEISSSFVCITEASDGEVAGAVTVEVPGRGRGVSEHDFAYQDPKVHSIFPTRGPRAGGTHLTLHGSKLLTGRLEDIRVVIGDQPCHLLLEQQAEQLRCETSPYPVPATLPVAVWFGATERRLLYSQFEYTSNPNVTSAGPAKSFLSGGRKVWVHGQNLDAVQTPRIRVTVAPRTLQPYQGLGRRRRVIPETACSPGGSCGGHHFEEPCHVNSSQLIMCHTPALPGLPEDPWVQVEFILDNLVFDFAMLNPTPFSYEADPTLQPLNPEDPTMPFRHKPGSVLSVEGENLDLAMSKEEVVAMIGDGLCVVKTLTRHHLYCEPPMEQPLPQHHALREAPDALPEFTVQMGNLRFSLGHVQYDGESPVAFPMAAQVGLGVGTSLLALGVIIIVLIYRRKSKQALRDYKKVQIQLENLESSVRDRCKKEFTDLMTEMTDLTSDLLGSGIPFLDYKVYAERVFFPGHQESPLHRDLGVPESRRPTVEQGLGQLSNLLNSKLFLTKFIHTLESQRTFSARDRAYVASLLTVALHGKLEYFTDILRTLLSDLVAQYVAKNPKLMLRRTETVVEKLLTNWMSICLYTFVRDSVGEPLYMLFRGIKHQVDKGPVDSVTGKAKYTLNDNRLLREDVEYRPLTLNALLAVGPAAGEAQGVPVKVLDCDTISQAKEKMLDQLYKGVPLTQRPDPRTLDVEWRSGVAGHLILSDEDVTSEVQGLWRRLNTLQHYKVPDGATVALVPCLTKHVLRENQDYVPGERTPMLEDVDEGGIRPWHLVKPSEEPEPPRPRRGSLRGGERERAKAIPEIYLTRLLSMKGTLQKFVDDLFQVILSTSRPVPLAIKYFFDLLDEQAQQHGISDQDTVHIWKTNSLPLRFWINIIKNPQFVFDVQTSDNMDAVLLVIAQTFMDACTLADHKLGRDSPINKLLYARDIPRYKRMVERYYADIRQTVPASDQEMNSILAELSRNYSGDLGARVALHELYKYINKYYDQIITALEEDGAAQKMQLGYRLQQIAAAVENKVTDL comes from the exons ATGGCCAGCCGTGTCCCCCTAGAAGCCACACCCATTCTGGAGTGGCCAAGGGTCCAGCTAACAGCTGTGGCAGTCACTGTGGAGGATGGACACACCATTGCTTTCCTGGGTGACAGTCAAGGGCAACTGCACAGG GTCTACTTGGGCCCGGGAAGTGATGGCCACCCATACTCCACACAGAACATCCAGCAGGGGTCTGCTGTGAGCAGAGACCTTACCTTTGATGGGTCCTTTGAGCACCTGTATGTCATGACTCAGAGCACA CTTCTCAAGGTTCCTGTGGCCTCCTGTGCTCAGCTCCTGGACTGTGCATCTTGTCTTGCTCACAAGGACCCATACTGTGGGTGGTGTGTGCTTCTTGGCAG GTGTAGTCGCCGTTCCGAGTGCTCACGAGGACAGGGCCCAGAGCGGTGGCTGTGGAGTTTCCAGTCTGAGCTGCGTTGTCTGCGAGTGGCAGTTATAAGTCCTGCCAACATCAGCCGAGAGGAGCGGAAGGAG GTTTTCCTGTCAGTGCCTGACCTGCCACCCCTGTGGCCAGGGGAGTCCTATTCCTGCCAGTTTGGGGATCACCAGAGTTCTGCCCTGCTGACCAGTTCTGGTGTGATGTGTCCTTCCCCAGACCCCAGTGAGGCCCCAGCACTGCCAAGAGGAGCCG ACCACGTGTCCGTGAGCGTGGAGCTTAAGTTCGGTGCTGTGGTGATTGCCAAAGCTTCGCTCTCTGTCTACGACTGTGGAGCAGTCACTGAGCTCCACCCGTCTGCACA GTGCCAGGCCTGTGTGAGCAGCCTCTGGGGGTGTAACTGGTGTGTCTGGCAGCAGCTGTGCACGCACAAGGCCTCATGTGACGTCGGACCCATGATTGTTAGCCAGCAG agcctgcttctctccccagcccctccagcaAGAGATGTACCCACCCCCTTCCCATCCCAAAACCCCCAGGCCCCTGTCACCCCTGCTCCTGACCCCCTTCCCATGGAACCTGGGGCCCCTTCCACAGCCACAGCCTCGGATGTCCCACCTGGGGACGGGCCTTCCCTGCTCAGCCCCTGGGGGCCAGGGACAGGTCCTGGTCCCGTACCTGCCTCAGCCTCCACAGAGTCACCTCTCCATGAGGAACCTCCCCCTCCCGACCCCCCCAACAGACCTGGAACCGCTGTCCCTGCCCCCACTGACTCCGGACCCATGGCCACACCCGAAGACCTCTCAGCCTCCCACCCATCGCCCTCAGATGCAGCagcactgccccctgcccctgcagaCCCCGGCCCCGAGGCCGACCCCTCTGCGGCACTCCTGGACCAGCCCCCCGGCACTGCTCCCGCCACTACTTTCCCAGGGGCCGCTGGCTCCGTGAAGCCTGCTCTGGACTGGCTCATGAGAGAAGGCGGCGAGCTGCCTGAGGCGGACGAGTGGACAGGGGGTGACACACCCGCCTTCTCCACTTCCACCCTCCTCTCAGGTGATGGAGACTCGGCTGAGCACgagggccctcctgcccccctcatCCTCCTGTCCAGCCTCGACTACCAATACGACACCCCCGGGCTCTGGGAGCTG GAGGAGGTGAACCAGGGGGCCAGCTCCTGCCCTTGTGTAGATAGTGTTCAGGGCTCCACGTTGATACCCGTCCATGTGGAACGAGAAGTCCGGCTGCTGGGCAGAAACCTGCGCCTCTTCCAG GACAGCCCAGGAGACAATGAGTGTGTGATGGAGCTGGAGGGCCGCGAAGTGGTGGTTGAGGCCCGGGTCGAGTGTGAGCCACCTCCTGATACCCAGTGCCATGTTACATGCCAGCAGAACCAG CTCAGCTATGAGGCTCTGCAGCCAGAGCTCCGTGTGGGGCTGTTTCTGCGTCGGGCTGGCCGTCTGCGTGTGGACAGTGCTGATGGGCTGCATG TGGTACTGTATGACTGCTCTGTGGGACATGGGGACTGCAGCCGCTGCCAAACTGCCATGCCCCAATATGGCTGTGTGTGGTGCAAGGGAGAGCATCCACGTTGCGTGGCCCAGGAGGCTTGTGGCGAGACTGAAGCTGTGGCCACTCAGTGCCCTGCACCCCTCATCCACTCG GTAGAGCCGCTGACTGGGCCTGTGGACGGAGGCACTCGTGTCACCATCAGGGGCTCCAACCTGGGCCAGCATGTGCAGGATGTACAGGACACGGTCAGGGTGGCCGGAGTGCCATGTGCTGTGGATGCTCAGGAATACGAGATCTCTAGTAG CTTCGTGTGTATCACTGAGGCCAGTGatggggaggtggctggggcagTGACGGTGGAGGTGCCAGGAAGAGGACGCGGTGTCTCAGAGCACGATTTTGCCTACCAG GACCCAAAGGTGCATTCCATCTTCCCGACCCGGGGCCCCAGAGCCGGGGGCACCCACCTTACCCTGCACGGCTCCAAGCTCCTGACTGGGCGGCTGGAGGACATCAGAGTAGTCATTGGAGATCAGCCTTGTCACCT GCTCCTGGAGCAGCAGGCTGAGCAGCTGCGGTGTGAGACCAGCCCATACCCTGTACCTGCCACACTCCCTGTGGCCGTGTGGTTTGGGGCCACTGAGCGGAGGCTTCTGTATAGCCAATTCGAGTACACGTCAAACCCCAATGTCACCTCTGCTGGCCCTGCCAAGAGCTTCCTCAG TGGAGGACGTAAGGTATGGGTCCATGGCCAGAATTTGGATGCGGTCCAGACACCAAGAATCCGAGTGACTGTGGCCCCAAGAACCCTGCAGCCTTACCAGGGGCTTGGGCGGAGGCGCCGTGTGATCCCGGAAACCGCATGCTCCCCCGGTGGTTCCTGTGGCGGTCATCAT ttTGAGGAGCCGTGCCATGTGAATTCCTCTCAGCTCATCATGTGCCACACGCCTGCCCTCCCAGGCCTGCCTGAGGACCCCTGGGTCCAGGTGGAATTTATCCTTGATAATCTGGTCTTTGACTTCGCAATGCTGAACCCCACACCCTTCTCCTATGAGGCCGACCCCACTCTGCAGCCCCTCAACCCCGAGGATCCCACCATGCCGTTCCGGCACAAGCCCGGGAGTGTGCTGTCTGTGGAG GGGGAGAATCTGGACCTTGCAATGTCTAAGGAGGAGGTGGTGGCCATGATAGGGGATGGCCTCTGCGTGGTGAAGACGCTGACCCGTCACCACCTATACTGTGAGCCCCCCATggagcagcccctgccccagcaccaTGCCCTTCGAGAGGCACCGGACGCCTTGCCTGAGTTCACG GTGCAGATGGGAAACCTGCGCTTTTCCCTGGGCCATGTGCAGTATGATGGCGAGAGCCCTGTGGCTTTTCCcatggcagcccaggtgggctTGGGGGTGGGCACCTCTCTTCTGGCTCTGGGTGTCATCATCATTGTCCTCATATACAG gaggaagagcaagCAGGCCCTGAGGGACTATAAGAAGGTCCAGATCCAGCTGGAGAATCTGGAGAGCAGTGTGCGGGACCGCTGCAAGAAGGAGTTCACAG ACCTCATGACTGAGATGACCGATCTAACCAGTGACCTTCTGGGCAGTGGCATCCCCTTCCTTGACTATAAGGTGTATGCTGAGAGGGTCTTCTTCCCTGGGCACCAGGAGTCACCCTTGCACCGGGACCTGGGTGTACCTGAGAGCCGGCGCCCCACTGTGGAACAAGGCCTGGGGCAGCTCTCCAACCTGCTCAACAGCAAGCTCTTCCTCACCAAG TTCATCCATACCCTGGAGAGCCAGCGCACCTTCTCAGCTCGGGACCGCGCCTATGTGGCATCTCTGCTCACCGTCGCACTGCATGGGAAGCTTGAGTACTTCACCGACATCCTCCGCACCCTACTCAGTGACCTGGTGGCCCAGTATGTGGCCAAGAACCCCAAGCTGATGCTGCGCAG GACAGAGACTGTGGTGGAAAAGCTGCTCACCAACTGGATGTCCATCTGCCTATACACGTTCGTGAGG GACTCGGTAGGGGAGCCTCTGTACATGCTTTTCCGTGGAATTAAGCATCAAGTGGACAAGGGACCAGTGGACAGCGTGACTGGCAAAGCCAAATACACCCTGAATGACAACCGCCTTCTCAGAGAGGATGTGGAGTACCGTCCcctg ACCCTGAATGCACTGTTGGCTGTGGGGCCTGCCGCGGGAGAGGCCCAGGGTGTGCCTGTGAAGGTCCTGGACTGCGACACCATCTCCCAGGCCAAAGAGAAGATGCTGGACCAGCTTTATAAAGGAGTGCCTCTCACCCAGCGGCCAGATCCTCGCACCCTGGATGTTg AGTGGCGGTCTGGGGTGGCTGGGCATCTCATTCTTTCTGATGAGGATGTCACTTCAGAGGTCCAGGGTCTGTGGAGGCGCCTGAACACCCTGCAGCATTACAAG GTCCCAGACGGAGCAACTGTGGCCCTGGTCCCCTGCCTCACCAAGCATGTTCTCCGGGAAAACCAGGATTATGTCCCTGGAGAGA GGACTCCCATGCTGGAGGATGTGGATGAGGGGGGCATCCGACCCTGGCACCTAGTGAAGCCAAGTGAGGAGCCGGAGCCTCCTAGGCCGCGGAGAGGCAGCCTTCGGGGCGGGGAGCGTGAGCGAGCCAAGGCCATCCCTGAGATCTACCTGACTCGCCTACTGTCCATGAAG GGCACCCTGCAGAAGTTTGTGGACGACTTATTCCAGGTGATACTCAGCACCAGCCGTCCCGTGCCACTTGCTATTAAGTACTTCTTCGACCTGCTGGATGAGCAGGCCCAGCAGCACGGCATCTCTGACCAGGACACTGTCCATATCTGGAAGACCAACAG CCTGCCGCTAAGGTTCtggataaatataataaaaaaccCGCAGTTTGTGTTCGACGTGCAGACATCTGATAACATGGATGCAGTGCTCCTGGTCATCGCACAGACTTTCATGGATGCCTGCACTCTGGCCGACCACAAGCTGGGCCGG GACTCCCCCATCAACAAACTTCTATATGCTCGAGATATTCCCCGTTATAAACGGATGGTGGAAAG GTACTACGCAGACATCAGGCAGACTGTCCCTGCCAGTGATCAAGAGATGAACTCCATCCTGGCTGAGCTGTCTCGG AACTACTCTGGGGACCTCGGGGCACGAGTGGCCCTGCATGAGCTCTACAAGTATATCAACAAGTACTACGACCAG